One window of Magallana gigas chromosome 2, xbMagGiga1.1, whole genome shotgun sequence genomic DNA carries:
- the LOC105322421 gene encoding serum paraoxonase/arylesterase 1: protein MILKTLFGIALALSLTYIFKLVLFLDYHKTVWNHRPGKCHIVEGIDHGSEDMQTTKSGLTFITSGIDGPFFTSAMKEYHKKDNVRGRIMLFNLEKPADGVRELMIVGNQFSYEDFAPHGISVLEEKGKIFLFVVVHRAEEDTVEKFEFLEKTLELKHLKTYKGTLVHLLNDVAATGPETFYTTDYGYYRNHFLHFLEQIIGLYYGHVLYYDGRDFIRVSEPTYMANGIALSKDGRHVYVVSSAGKKFAVYKPEANNRLTKINEVELDTFPDNPTIDPVTGDVLLGCHPIGFKISKHLNDPSTEIAASQVLMLHMDKSGTNVTGVTELLSDDLELYGSSSATLYKKRMLVGTVCHKMMYCEVNTL, encoded by the exons ATGATTCTGAAAACCTTGTTTGGGATTGCATTAGCTTTGTCTCTTACATATATCTTTAAACTGGT TTTGTTTCTTGACTACCATAAAACTGTATGGAACCATCGACCAGGAAAATGTCACATTGTGGAAGGAATAG aTCATGGATCTGAAGACATGCAAACCACCAAGTCTGGATTAACTTTCATCACCTCT gGTATAGATGGACCCTTCTTTACATCTGCCATGAAGGAGTATCACAAAAAAGACAATGTTAGAGGCAGAATCATGCTATTTAACTTGGAAAAGCCTGCAGATGGAGTTCGAGAGCTGATGATAGTTGGAAATCAGTTCAGCTATGAAGATTTTGCTCCCCATGGTATCAGTGTACTAGAAGAAAAAG GCAAGATATTCCTGTTTGTTGTGGTGCATAGAGCAGAGGAGGACACTGTTGAAAAGTTTGAGTTTCTGGAGAAGACCCTGGAACTGAAGCATCTAAAAACCTACAAAGGAACCCTTGTTCATTT actGAACGATGTTGCAGCGACAGGTCCTGAAACCTTTTACACGACAGACTACGGATACTATCGTAACCATTTCCTTCACTTTTTAGAGCAAATTATTGGGCTCTACTATGGACATGTATTGTACTATGATGGCAGAGACTTCATTAGAGTCTCAGAGCCAACATATATGGCTAATGGGATTGCACTCTCAAAAGATGGAAG ACATGTGTATGTTGTTTCCAGTGCAGGTAAAAAATTTGCCGTGTACAAACCAGAGGCTAACAACAGActcacaaaaataaat GAAGTTGAGCTTGACACATTCCCAGACAACCCAACGATAGATCCTGTAACAGGAGATGTGCTGTTAGGCTGCCATCCTATCgggtttaaaatttcaaaacatctGAATGACCCTAGTACTGAAATTGCTGCTTCACAG GTACTAATGCTACACATGGACAAGAGTGGTACTAATGTGACTGGGGTCACGGAGCTACTGTCAGACGACCTTGAACTCTATGGTTCCTCTTCAGCGACTCTGTACAAGAAGCGAATGTTGGTGGGAACAGTCTGTCATAAAATGATGTACTGTGAAGTGAACACTTTGTAA